Below is a window of Planctomycetia bacterium DNA.
CCCAGAACCGTCCGGTCCCGCCCCGCACATTAGCCAGTAATGGCCCCGTTCCAACGCGCGAATCATGGCTCAACCAACCTTTTCGAGGGTCGACGAGGGTGCCACTGGCGGCTCGTCCGCCAGTTTTAGTGTGAACACGATGCTTGCACCGGCAGTCAGCACCCAAAACCGGTAGCGCCACCCAAGGCGCCTCGCCCGAGTTGTTTCAGTTATCGACAAGGTCTCGTTACCTTCGCTAGCTTAACAAACCCCGATTTGCCAACCGAGTTGGCCCGCGCGGCGTCCCAGCCCGCCACTCGCGTCATCACCGCGCCGGCCGGTACATTCAATAGAAGTCGGCGTGACCGAAATCATCTTCCCGCGCGGTGCATGATTCCCGCTGCGAAATCAATCAATCGAGAATTCCACCATGCAATCGAAACAACTGTTGATGCTGGTCGGCGACTACGTTGAGGACTACGAGGTGATGGTCCCGTTCCAAATGTTGTTAATGGTCGGGCATCGCGTCGACGCGGTCTGCCCGGGCAAGAAAGCCGGCGAGACAATCGCCACGGCGATCCACGATTTCGAGGGGGATCAAACCTACAGCGAAAAGCGCGGCCACAACTTCCGTTTGAACGCCGACTTCGATCAAATCCGTCGCGAAAAGTACGACGGACTGTTGATCCCCGGCGGGCGCGCGCCGGAGTATCTGCGATTGAACCCTCTGGTGCTGGAACTGGTGCGGTACTTCGCGGAAGCCAAGAAGCCGCTGGCGGCGCTCTGCCATGGCCCGCAATTGCTCACCGCCGCGGGGGTCGTCCGCGGCCGCGCGTGCACCGCGTATCCGGCCGTTCGCCCCGAACTCGAAGCCGCCGGCGCGAGTTGGGTCGAACCCAGCGGCAACCTGGACAGCGCCCACGTCGACGGCAACCTGGTCACCGCCCCGGCCTGGCCAGCGCACCCGGCCTGGATCCGGGCATTTCTGCAAGTGCTTGGCACGCCGGTGGGGTAGTGGAGCGGATTTCGCTGGAAAATATTGGAGCGCCGCGGCGAATACCTTATGATGAGGCCGTACGGCGGGACGCTGGCTTTGCGTCCGGTCCCTCCGCGCCTCTGCGTCTTCGCGGTTCAAAAAACGGAACAAACCCGAGGGTCGACGCCATGAAGTTCCATCGTCGCGACGTGCTACGGGCTGGGTTGTTGAGCGCCCTCGGCGCAAGCGCCAGTGGCTGGTTCCCGGTGCTAGCCGATCAGGCGGCGCTCGATCCGAAACGCCGCCGGCATTGCGTGCTGCTGTGGATGAACGGCGGCCCGTCGCAGACCGATACGTTCGACATGAAGCCCGGCCACGAGCACGGCGGGAGCTTCAAAGAGATTGAGACGAGCGCTGCCGGATTGCGGTTCAGCGAGCACCTGCCGACGCTAGCCAAACAGGCGGACCGGTTAGCGGTCATTCGCGGGCTGAGTACCAAAGAAGGGGATCACGGGCGCGGCACCTTCCTGATGCGGACCGGTCAGACGCCCGGCGGGCCGCTGCGTTACCCGACGATCGGCTCGTCGCTCTCGAAGCAATTGGGCTCGGACGAAGCGCCGCTGCCGAATTACGTCAGTATTTCGCCGTACACGCTGTTCAACCCCGCAGCGTTCAGCCCTGGTTTTCTCGGTCCGCGCTATGCCGCGCTGACGGTCGGCGCCACGGCCACCTACGCCCCGGGCAACGGCAACCAGCAACCAGCGGAAGGTTTTGCCGAACTCGGCGTCGACGACCTCCGCTACCCCGGTTCGGTTAGCGAGGCGCAAGCCCGCGGCCGCTTGGAGCTCTGGCGCACGTTGCAGGATGGATTCTTGTCGAAGCATCAACTCTCCGCGCCGATCGCGCATGACACGGTCTATCGCCGCGCTGTGCGGATGATGGATAGCGAAGCCGCCAAGGCCTTCGATTTGAGCGAGGAATCGAAGGAAGTCCGCGAGGCCTACGGGCGCGGCCGTTTCGGACAAGGCTGTTTAATGGCCCGGCGCTTGATCGAGCGCGGCGTGCCGTTCGTCGAGGTCTCCCTCGGCAGCTTCGACGGCGGCGTTGGCTGGGATACGCACGCCGACAACTTCAACGTCGTGCAAAATCTCTCGAAGGAACTCGACGCCGGCTGGGGCACGCTCATGACCGAGCTGTCCGACCGAGGGCTGCTAGATTCCACGACCATCCTCTGGATGGGGGAATTCGGCCGCACGCCCAAAATCAATCAGAGCACCGGCCGCGATCACTTCCCCGACGCCTGGTCCTGCGTCCTGGCCGGCGGCGGCATCCGCGGCGGACAGGCCCACGGGCGCACTAGCGCAGATGGCCTCACAGTCGAAGAAGGCAAAGTCGGCGTCGGAGACGTCCTGGCGACGCTCACCAAAGCCCTCGGCGTCGACCCGGCAACTACGAACGAATCGGAGATCGGCCGTCCGATCAAGATTGCGGAAGGAACGCCGATCGAGGCGTTATTGGGGTAGTTTCAGCATGAAATGGCAAGTACGCATCGGTATTCTTTGCAGGTGATCGAATATGAGTGCAATTCGATTCGTATCGCGGCAAGGCTGTGTATTTGCATTGGGTTGTGGCTTGATGATCCGTGCTGTGGTAGCTGACGAGCCCGGCGCTCCGGCGGCGCCAATGGCTGTTCCGTCGAGTGCAACGGCCGATCCGACAGCCATTGAACTCGATCCGTTGCCGAAACCTTTGCGCGAGCAATTGGCGATTACGAGCGCGGAAGAATTTGAAGCCGACAGGCTTAAAGGCGATGAGGAACGCCTTGCCATTATCGACGACTTAAACGCGGCCTACAACAGGGATGATTTTGAGCGTCTCGACAACATCGTTCAAAAGTACCGTGATCAGCCTTACACGCTCGTGTGGGGCAAATCGGCGCTTAAACATGTTTATGAGTGGCTGGGGCGATGGGAGGAGGGTCAAGCTGGCGAACAGCACGAGGAGTGGTTGAACAAGTGGCTGAATGCGCGCCCAAAATCGGCGACGCCGCGGATTCTGCTGGCCGAGCGATACATCGAGTGGGCTTGGGAGGCTCGCGGATCAGGATTCGCTGGTTCGGTTACTGAAGAGGGCGGTAAACTATTCGTTGAACGCTTAGAGCGCGCGAAAGCTTACCTCAGTCAGGCCGAAAAACTGGAACACCCCGACGCCGAGCTCTATCGGCTGCGAATTTCCATCATCAAAGGCCTGGGCAGAGATCGAGATGAAGCGGACCCGGCGTTGGCGGCTGGAATCAAGCTCGATCGAACCTATCATCCGTTGTACGAGGGCATGGCGATCTATCTCCTGCCCCGCTGGCACGGACAGCCGGGCGAGGTGGAACAATTCGCCGACGAGTTGGTCAAGCGACTCGAAGGAGACCTTGGGCAGGAAATGTACCTGCGCGTCGCGGTGGCGGTGCTACCCTACGAACGGTCGAGGTTTTTCGCGAATACCGCCTTCGACTACCGCCAAATCATGGACGGTTGGCTGGCTTTCAGCCAGAAGTACAAATCACACGTCTACTTGCAGAACGAAGTAGCGTATCTTTCCGCTTTGCGCCGCGATCGACGGACGCTGTTGCCGCTTCTGAACGCGCTGAACGAGGAGCAACTTGATACGGACGTCTGGGGCGGCACCGGGTCGGCGCGATCATGGAGAACATGGGCGCGCGGAAATCAGCGTGTCAATGAACCTGAAGCAATGCGGCTTATTCCCGCTGATCGGTCTCCAGTCCGATCGCTCGCCTTCACCGCGGATGGCGAGCAACTTGTTACGTTTGGACCAAGGGGAGTCGATCCTGCCCTTATCTGGAGTGTTACGGACGTCCACGCCCTGGGCCGACTGCCGTCATTGGGCGCTCCGTTCAATGGTTACGCGGTGAGCGACGATCGCGAGCTGGCCCTAGCATTTGACGGCGATGCCGACGCGTCGGCAATAAAGTTCTTGCGCTGGAGTTTAGCCCGAGCGACGCCGCACATTGCGACGGCTGCTCCCACGGCGAGAATCGGCATGGCGACTTTTTCGCGAGGCGGCGACCGTATTGCCGCGCTGCAAGCCGATCGCGCGGTGACAGTCTGGAATACGGCGGACCTGCAGGAGGAACTGATGTCGTTTGACGTGTTCCATCCAACGGTGGACAAAAAACTCGTCGAGCGATTCAAGAATCGACCGGATGCGCTGCCCTGTCTCGCGATGGTGTTTTCCGGCGACGATAAACGCCTGTTGGCGGTCGTCGGGGATGAAGAGCTGCGCGTCTGGGAAATCGAGAATGGCCGGCTCATACAGCGGTGGTGCGCGGAACATGATCGGGCGCCGAAGGTGCGAGCGCTCGCTGCTTCGCGCGATGGACGCCTAATCGCGGTCGGATATGCTTTGACAAAGGCAGCGGCGATCGACTTGATCGATGCAACAACATTGAAGCCGGTGCTGCAGATCGAGCAGAAGTCCCCCGTAATTAGCGCGATTGCTTTCGACGACCAAGGCGAACTGGTGGCGGCAGGAGGCGATTTCCCCGACGTCCACATTTGGAGCACGAAGACCGGACGATCGCTGCACAGCTTTCGCGTCAGCCGTCCTGATGTGCGCTGTCTGGCGTTTTCACCGGACGGGGCTCTATTGGCCGTAGGATGTGCTGATGGCGCGGTGCGGCTCTACGACATCTCCCCCTACCGTGCCAAAACCCCTTGACGTCATCGCCGAGTCGATCACACTTTCCCATTATGGTTGCCGATCTCGCCGCCCGTCATGAACTTATCAGTGATCTCTTCACCTGGCCGCAATCCCGCGCGGAGTGGGATCAGTATCGCCTCAGCGACGAGCAGGTCGCCTTTTACCACGAGCAAGGCTACCTGGCCGGCGTGAAGCTGCTTGACGATCGTCAGGTCGAGCGGCTGCGTGGCGAACTGCAAGGACTGTTCGACCCGAATCACGCCGGGCGCGAGCTGTGGTACGAGTACCACACGAACGAATCGGCCGATCCGAGCCGCGTGTTGTTTCACGCCCTCGGCGCTTGGCGAATCACGCCCGGCTTTCACGACATCCTTTGGAACCCCGCGTTCCTGATGGCGGCCAGTCAACTCTTGGGCGGCTCGGTGCGGTTTTGGCACGACCAGTTGTTCTGCAAGCCGGCCCGGCATGGCGGCGTCGTGGCCTGGCACCAGGATTATTCGTACTGGACCCGCACCAAGCCGATGGCGCATCTGACTTGCTGGACCGGACTGGACGACAGCACGCGCGAAAACGGCTGCGTCTATTACGTGCCCGGCAGTCATCGATGGGAGTTGCTGCCGATCACAGGCCTGGCCGGCGACATGGAGGCCATCAAAGAAGTCCTCACGCCGGAGCAATGGACGCAGTTTAACATGCCGGTCGCCGCGGAAATGAAAGCCGGCTACGCGGCCTTCCATCACCCGTTGATGGTGCACGGCTCGTTCGCCAACAGCACGGAACGCCCCCGCCGCGCCGCGGTGATCAACGCCTTCCGCGACGGCACGCGTTCAGACTCCAACGACGTGCTGCTCGCCGGCGTACCGTCAGTGCCGACCGGCGAAACCATGCAAGGCAAGTTCTTCCCGTTGCTTTACGAGGCAACGCCGTAGGTCAGGCTTTCCTGTCTGACGGATTCAGCGGCTTTTTTGTATACGTGAGTTCAGATCGTCAGGCGGGAAAGCCTGACCTACGGCAATCAAACCGTACGGCGCCTGCGAATCTTGCGCGCCGGTTTCACTTCAATCACCGGCGTGATGTCGTGATACTGCGCCAACGACCTCGCGGTGCGGTCGGCGACGAGTTGGCGGAGCGCTTGTGGTGCGATCACTTCCGCCTGATCGCCATAGCCGAGGATCCACCAGGAGATTTCGTTCAATCCGGAAACGCGCACGTGAAAATCGAGCATGCCGTCGTCGCGCTTCACGGTCTTTTGCGTGCGATGCCAGACGACTTCGGCGACATTCTGCGCGACCATCTTACGAAAGCGAATGTGCACGTCGTGATCGGCGCCGCGCTCGCGGATCATGTGCCAGGCGTTGCCTAAATATCGCTGCAGGCTGAAGCCGCTGGGCACCGTAAAGCGTTCGTCGAGCAAATCCAGTTTCAAAATGCGGCCGAGATGATAAGTCCGCACCGCGCGGTGATAGGACGAGCGCCCGACCACGTACCAACTGCGGCGACTGAACCAAATTCGATACGGGTGCAACTTGGTTGCGATGACCGCCCATTCCGTGAGGCTGTCGTAGCGAATCCGCACCGCGCGTCGCGCGGCGGCGGCTTGCACCATTTGCTGATAGGTGCTCTCGTGCCCGTCGAGCGCGTGCCGCGGTTCCATGCGGATTTGCACGCCGCGTCCCGCGCCGCGCAAATAGTCGCGCAGCTGCGCCGGCAGGCTGCTTTCCAGCTTGAGTGCCGCGCTGTGCGCCGCGCCTTGGAACGGGACGCCTTGCTTGCCACCGAGCTGATGGCACAGCGTCAGGAGCGCGAGCGCTTCCTGGGCATTGAGATCGGTGGCCGGAAAGGCGAGGTCGCCGGCGACGGAATAGCGCTCCGTGTCCTGCTCATACTCGATCTGCACTCCCACGCCGCGAAGCATCTGCAAGTCGCGGAAGATAGTGCGGCGGGCGACGCCGCACGTCTTCGCCAGGCTATCAGCGTTTTGACCAGGTCCGGTTTGCAACCGTTTCAAGAGAGCCAGCATGCGGCCAAGTCGCGTGCGATTCATGCGAGCCCTGTCGAATAGTATTACGGTTGCTGGCCATCGACCTCCTGCCGTGATGGGTTTGCTTTACACTGCTTGGACGTTCGCACTGCGCCTACTACCTCGTCGCCGTGCTATTGCACTTCGGTCGGCAACGGCAACTCCTCGACTCGCTTCGTGCCGGCGGGTGGCGCCGGGCGGCCCGGTTGATCCGTGCCGTTTTGCAGCATCTCGCCGCGGCTGAACACGCCCGGCCGAGTGTAACCATAATCCATGAAGAGTCCGGCGTCACGTTCGCGGGCCCGCTTCTTGGCGTCGAAGTACGCCTTGGCCGGCCACGGACCTTCCGCCAGGTACACGCCATTGTATTCCAGCAACGAGCCCTTGCGAAGATGTACGTCGCGGATAGACAAATTGTAGTCGGTCAGCGCCCGGTAGTATTGCCGTTGAGCTTCCGACAAGCGGCGCTGGGCCTGCAGCACCTGGTCGAGGATCGTCGAGCTGGCCGCGGGATCGGTGTTTAGTTGGAAGCGGCTCTGCGCGGCCGACAGCTCGTCTTGAGCCCGAATACGTTGGTTGTGGATCGTCAGGGCGTTGACGTAATACCGATCCATGTTGGCGAACGCGTCGCGTAACTGCTTGGAAACTTCCAACTCCTGGTCCTGCAAGATGGCCCGATCCCGGGTCAAGCTGAGCTGTGCATTGCGCACGCCAGCCAACTGCTGCCGGAACCCGAGCGGCACCAGGGCCTGCAAACCCATCTGCCATTCCTGGAAGTCGCCGTCGGTCATGGTTTCCAGTGCGTTGTCGAACTGTGGGTTATGTCCTTCGGCGTCGCCGGCCAGGTGGTCGCCAAAGCCGCGCCAGCGGTAGAGGGCCACCATATCCAACCTGGGCAGCAGGAAGTTCTTCGACGCCTGCAGGCGGAGCTCGCCTTGCTTGATGATCCACTTTTGGCGGCGCAGCTCGACGCTCCGCGAGAGGGCTTCGGTATGCAC
It encodes the following:
- a CDS encoding DJ-1/PfpI family protein — translated: MQSKQLLMLVGDYVEDYEVMVPFQMLLMVGHRVDAVCPGKKAGETIATAIHDFEGDQTYSEKRGHNFRLNADFDQIRREKYDGLLIPGGRAPEYLRLNPLVLELVRYFAEAKKPLAALCHGPQLLTAAGVVRGRACTAYPAVRPELEAAGASWVEPSGNLDSAHVDGNLVTAPAWPAHPAWIRAFLQVLGTPVG
- a CDS encoding phytanoyl-CoA dioxygenase family protein, with the translated sequence MVADLAARHELISDLFTWPQSRAEWDQYRLSDEQVAFYHEQGYLAGVKLLDDRQVERLRGELQGLFDPNHAGRELWYEYHTNESADPSRVLFHALGAWRITPGFHDILWNPAFLMAASQLLGGSVRFWHDQLFCKPARHGGVVAWHQDYSYWTRTKPMAHLTCWTGLDDSTRENGCVYYVPGSHRWELLPITGLAGDMEAIKEVLTPEQWTQFNMPVAAEMKAGYAAFHHPLMVHGSFANSTERPRRAAVINAFRDGTRSDSNDVLLAGVPSVPTGETMQGKFFPLLYEATP
- a CDS encoding DUF1501 domain-containing protein, producing the protein MKFHRRDVLRAGLLSALGASASGWFPVLADQAALDPKRRRHCVLLWMNGGPSQTDTFDMKPGHEHGGSFKEIETSAAGLRFSEHLPTLAKQADRLAVIRGLSTKEGDHGRGTFLMRTGQTPGGPLRYPTIGSSLSKQLGSDEAPLPNYVSISPYTLFNPAAFSPGFLGPRYAALTVGATATYAPGNGNQQPAEGFAELGVDDLRYPGSVSEAQARGRLELWRTLQDGFLSKHQLSAPIAHDTVYRRAVRMMDSEAAKAFDLSEESKEVREAYGRGRFGQGCLMARRLIERGVPFVEVSLGSFDGGVGWDTHADNFNVVQNLSKELDAGWGTLMTELSDRGLLDSTTILWMGEFGRTPKINQSTGRDHFPDAWSCVLAGGGIRGGQAHGRTSADGLTVEEGKVGVGDVLATLTKALGVDPATTNESEIGRPIKIAEGTPIEALLG
- a CDS encoding WYL domain-containing protein, whose translation is MNRTRLGRMLALLKRLQTGPGQNADSLAKTCGVARRTIFRDLQMLRGVGVQIEYEQDTERYSVAGDLAFPATDLNAQEALALLTLCHQLGGKQGVPFQGAAHSAALKLESSLPAQLRDYLRGAGRGVQIRMEPRHALDGHESTYQQMVQAAAARRAVRIRYDSLTEWAVIATKLHPYRIWFSRRSWYVVGRSSYHRAVRTYHLGRILKLDLLDERFTVPSGFSLQRYLGNAWHMIRERGADHDVHIRFRKMVAQNVAEVVWHRTQKTVKRDDGMLDFHVRVSGLNEISWWILGYGDQAEVIAPQALRQLVADRTARSLAQYHDITPVIEVKPARKIRRRRTV